The proteins below come from a single Macaca fascicularis isolate 582-1 chromosome 9, T2T-MFA8v1.1 genomic window:
- the BORCS7 gene encoding BLOC-1-related complex subunit 7, whose amino-acid sequence MMATGTPDSQARFGQSVKGLLTEKVTTCGTDVIALTKQVLKGSRSSELLGQAARNMVLQEDAILHSEDSLRKMAIITTHLQYQQEAIQKNVEQSSDLQDQLNHLLK is encoded by the exons ATGATGGCGACTGGAACGCCAGATTCTCAAGCGCGATTCGGTCAGTCCGTGAAGGGGCTTCTCACGGAGAAGGTGACCACCTGTGGTACTGACGTCATCGCGCTCACCAAGCAGGTGCTGAAGGGCTCCCGGAGCTCCGAG CTGCTAGGTCAGGCAGCTCGAAACATGGTACTACAGGAAGATGCCATCTTGCACTCAGAAGAT AGTTTAAGGAAGATGGCAATAATAACAACACATCTTCAATACCA GCAAGAAGCTATTCAGAAGAA TGTGGAACAGTCATCAGATCTACAGGACCAGTTGAATCATCTGTTGAAATAG